The Archocentrus centrarchus isolate MPI-CPG fArcCen1 chromosome 1, fArcCen1, whole genome shotgun sequence genome includes the window GTGTCCCAAAACACCCAAACCATTCACAAACCACGGttatattatttgtttattataaaaacaaagtaaacactTAGGATAATATCACCTCAataattttcacacacacacacacacaaaaatttaGCTGCATGTAGCATAATGCCACCATAAACATTAAGCAATGTGTAAAACAAAATCTTTCATCCTCAAGTGTTCAAGCTGGTCCAAGTGTTTTAGTTCATAGAGGAAAACAAGAGGCTGCCATAAGAGCACGTCATCACCGTAGCATTAACTCCCTCTCATCCTCATCTGGCACCATCAGATTGTCCACTGAGAAATGAGCATCATCTCCTATACTCTGGAAGATATTCTCCTCACTTTCGCAGCTCTGAGTACCATTCACACAGTCTCTGGCTTTCACCCGTTGCAGCTCGGTGCTGTCACTGGCATTGCTGTCCTCTGTACTCATGCTGGCATCACTGCTGTCACTGCTCTCTTTGGTCTCGTTGCTCTCGCTGCTGGAGCTGGCATTGCTGTCACTAGTGGCAGCTGTGGTTTCTGTGCTGTCACCGGCGCTGTCGCTGCTGTCTGTGGGGTTCACCAGCAGGTTTGTGTTGGGCAGCTCATTACTGTCCTCTGCGCTCAGGGCTTTCGCTGTATTTGGAAACACTCGTACCCAACTCTAAAGCAGAGAATGAAGAGAGCACGGTGTTAACTAACTGTAAACTCAGCTTAAgcagttttcaataaaatgAACAGGTAGCATAAAAGGTTTATCACACCTTTCGGACATTCTCTTCACTGCTCATGCTGTCGTCTTTGGTTTCAGCCATGGCGTCTATCTGTGGAAGGGTAGTGAACCACATGAGCCAAGAAAACATCACAGTAATTCTGTACtacacataataaaataaataatatatgtgATTTTGCTTCATCTTACCCCATCATTCTCATCAGATTGACTGTCACTCTCTTCTGAAGTCTGTTTGTGGAAAAGAAAACCGTTATAGATTGCAGAGAGAACAGTTTTACTTCAGTTTCATTTGATTCCAGTTACATTAACTTTTAGCATTTGAATTTGCATGGTTATACCCACGACTCTTAATAATTTGATGATGGTTTTAAGACTTTGAACCAGAAATAACACAATCGTTTAAAGATAATAGTGATGTCCGGTATGCACAGTAACACTGATGGCTCATAGGCTCATAGGACCCACCGTGTCCTCTGTTGTGTCCTCCGATGTGTCCTCCGATGTGTCCTCTGTGGATTCTGAGGATTCTGACTGTGAACTCTGTACAAACACACGGAGACATTTTCAGTGAATACTCAAATGATTTAGATGTGTGTATTAAGATGAGATGTTTTCTTGTGTGTTGTGGCGATCTCAGAACCAAAATAACTCACTTGATTTGAGACATTATCCTCTGGGCTCTGCAACACAGACAGGAACACAGAGCCATTTGGGTGAAAATCAGCAGTTAAACGTGATGCAAAGAGTCAGAAATTTACCATTTActcattactgaaataaatatacACATTACCTGAAGCTCCGAGGTGTCATTTTCAGCAGATTGTGAAACAGACACACTTTcagtctgtgaaaaaaaaaaaaaaaaaaagcacagagcaCCATGTATTTTAATTATATGCTATAACTGCGACATCAACAATAATCACATTCATTTAAGATTTCATTTATGTCAACCCTCGCTTGGAAAAGCTATTACTGCCTTAGTGGGTGTAGACAAAAAGTATAGTAAACAATAGTCTCTGAAATAGGAATCATCTTGAGGTCTGGAGAAATTTCCAGGAGCCACGCCTATCGTGAGTTTTTTCTGCTGACTGTTAGAGGAATGCAGCTTCACTGCAGGCAGGCTGTGTAGTTATAGATCCTGTCATGTATGAAACTCAAATGTATGAAATACAAATGTGTGGAagtttgtttctgccactgaaaaaaaaaagccaaccaTAAGTCAAAATTTAGACTTGCTAACTCAAACTTGTGAGAAAATGACTTGAAATAATTTGACG containing:
- the scpp1 gene encoding secretory calcium-binding phosphoprotein 1, which codes for MKVPIITFCLIGMVFSNPISYNVVSVSSEVESNSTESVSVSQSAENDTSELQSPEDNVSNQSSQSESSESTEDTSEDTSEDTTEDTTSEESDSQSDENDGIDAMAETKDDSMSSEENVRKSWVRVFPNTAKALSAEDSNELPNTNLLVNPTDSSDSAGDSTETTAATSDSNASSSSESNETKESSDSSDASMSTEDSNASDSTELQRVKARDCVNGTQSCESEENIFQSIGDDAHFSVDNLMVPDEDERELMLR